Genomic segment of Octadecabacter arcticus 238:
TCATCCAGCAAGGTGGCAAAGACCTCTGTGGGCGTCTGATCCGCAAAGCGGGGTTCGCGCAGGTGGTGCAATACCTGGTCTCTTTCCCTTTCCGGCAGAGCCCGCGAAGACGCTGCGCGCGGTGGGCGTGTGCGTGGTGGTGCCGTCAGCGCCGCACGCTGTCGAAGAACGCTCGCGTGCGATAATGATAGCGCGGCGCAGACAGCCGAGGTCAAGCCGCTGCCGGTGGGCAATGCAATCGCGACGGCCATCATGATTTGCCGCTGCGCTCTTGCGTCTGCTCCATCTCGTCCAGAAGTCCCGCCACTTTTTTTTGGATGGCAATGATGGCTTCCGCCTGATCCAGACGGCGCCGCAAGGCTGTCACCTCACGGTTGGCCTTGGCCAGCTCAGCTTGCAATGGATTGGCAGGTGCCTTTTGTGGGCCACGGCGCATTGGCTGCAATGCACCCAATGTGCCGGCCGCCCGCGCACGGCGCCAATCGGTCAGTGCAGAGGAATAAAGCCCCTCCCGCCGTAGAATGGCGGAAACCCCGCCAGTGTCTGCCACTTGGTCCGTCTCATCCAGAATGCGCAGTTTGTATTTGGCTGTGAAGTTGCGTCGCTTCGGGATGCTCGTCAGTTCCGCTGTGGGAGCCAACGGCGCATTAACAACGCGGGGAGGCGACGTCGGGGCCAAAACGGCTCCAGATCCAGCATCTGGCGAAAGTGGTGATTGTGAAGGCATAACCATGGGTTCGTTCTCCTACGCCCTCAAGTGTAAACTTTAGCCAGTCAATTGTCTCACGCTTATTGGCACGGAGGGGCGGGTCTCGCGCTGTTCAGCCCGCTAAGCTCTCTGCTAGCGAGGGGCAGCTAGTCTAATGGATACGTCTGCTCTCTTATAACCTGTCTTTCTACTCTTACAGGACCATTAAAGACTCAACAGCTTTAGCTATATTTAAAGCACCTCAGTGGAACTAAACTTTAGCTTGAATACTAGGAGTTATACATATGCCACCATCATTGTTAGCACCAAAAACTGAAACCCAAGTTAACACCTCTATGACAAGTACTCAGTATTCCGTTCAGATCACCGCGCTGAGCGATTGCGGCTGGGTGATCAACGTTGTGTTTCCCAACCGCTACGCCAGATAAGCTCAGCCTTTCTCTGTGAAGTTGCTGAATGCCCTTCGCGGGATTGAGTCCGCTGGCAGTCAAGCCCAGCATCATGAGTCTTTTTCAAGTGTCTGGTTGAGTTGAGATCGAATTTGACCAGATGGTCGAAATGGACCTGTCCTATACGGCGTTACGCAGCCTTTTGCTCCATCTGTTTTTGATCCTTCAAACCTTCGGTGCGGTTACTCCCGGCCGCGGCGCTTACTAATCCAAATCATCCTAAGAAAGGAACCCAAAACATGACACATAATCTCCCAGCTGTTTCCCATGTTTCATCTCGTTCTGTATCTTTGATCGGCTCATCTGAGGCTTTTAAAAGAGGTCTGGCTGCATATAATGCAAAGAACTATGCTAATGCCCTGACTGAGTGGAAGACGATTGCTGAACAGGGCAATGCTTCCGCACAATACAATCTTGGCCTTATGTACGACACGGGCGAAGTCGTTCCTCTAGACTATGCTGAAGCTATGAATTGGTACCGCCTAGCCGCTCAACAGGGGCATGCAAAAGCCCAGAGCAATTTTGGCCTTATGTACCACAAAGGTAAGGGCGTCCTTCAAGACTTTTCGGAAGCTATGAAGTGGTATCGTCGCGCTGCTGAACACGGTGGGTCTAAAGCCCTTTATAATCTTGGCCTTATGTACGACAACGGAGAAGCTGTTTCTCAAGACTATGTTAAAGCTGTGAAGTGGTACCGTCTGGCGGCTGAGAAGGGGCACGCTCTTGCCCAATACAATCTTGGTTACATGTACAAGAATGGCGAAGGCGTTCCTCAAGACTATGCTGAAACTGTGAAGTGGTTCCGTTTGGCTGCTGAACAAGGGGATTCTGATGCCCAGAACAATCTGGGTGCCATGTACGACACAGGTGAAGGCGTTCCTCAAGACTATGCTGAAGCTGCCAAGTGGTACCAATTGGCTGCTGAACAAGGGGATGCTGATGCCCAGTTGAATCTGGGCACCATATACGCACTTGGCCATGGTATTCCCCAAAACTTTATCAGGGCACACATGTGGTTCAATGTTGCTGCGATTAAAGGGGAGCCCGATGGGGTTAAGGGTAGAGATGCAGCAGCCAAACAAATGACCTCTGTTGATATTTCCAAAGCACAAACCAAGGCCCGCGAATGGACCTTGTTGCACGGACCCAGTTTGGTTTGATACGGAGTTGTTCAGTTATTTTAGGATGCTGTAGATGCCACACAAGTTCAACGGCGATCGTCGTGACAAGGTTCCAAAGCAAAAGCATCGGTTCCCTCCGTGCCAATAAGGGTGAGACAATTGACTGGCTAAAGTTTACACTTGAGGGCGTAGGAGAACGAACCCATGGTTATGCCTTCACAATCACCACTTTCGCCAGATGCTGGATCTGGAGCCGTTTTGGCCCCGACGTCGCCTCCCCGCGTTGTTAATGCGCCGTTGGCTCCCACAGCGGAACTGACGAGCATCCCGAAGCGACGCAACTTCACAGCCAAATACAAACTGCGCATTCTGGATGAGACGGACCAAGTGGCAGACACTGGCGGGGTTTCCGCCATTCTACGGCGGGAGGGGCTTTATTCCTCTGCACTGACCGATTGGCGCCGTGCGCGGGCGGCCGGCACATTGGGTGCATTGCAGCCAATGCGCCGTGGCCCACAAAAGGCACCTGCCAATCCATTGCAAGCTGAGCTGGCCAAGGCCAACCGTGAGGTGACAGCCTTGCGGCGCCGTCTGGATCAGGCGGAAGCCATCATTGCCATCCAAAAAAAAGTGGCGGGACTTCTGGACGAGATGGAGCAGACGCAAGAGCGCAGCGGCAAATCATGATGGCCGTCGCGATTGCATTGCCCACCGGCAGCGGCTTGACCTCGGCTGTCTGCGCCGCGCTATCATTATCGCGCGCGAGCGTTCTTCGACAGCGTGCGGCGCTGACGGCACCACCACGCACACGCCCACCGCGCGCAGCGTCTTCGCGGGCTCTGCCGGAAAGGGAAAGAGACCAGGTATTGCACCACCTGCGCGAACCCCGCTTTGCGGATCAGACGCCCACAGAGGTCTTTGCCACCTTGCTGGATGAAGGCACCTATCTGTGTTCAATCCGCACGATGTATCGGATATTGGCCGCGCAGGGCGAAGTTGGCGAACGCCGCCGACAGCGCACACATCCCGTCTATCAAAAGCCTGAACTTCTAGCTGAAGCCCCCAATCAGGTCTGGTCTTGGGACATCACCAAGCTGAGGGGCCCGGTGAAATGGTCCTACTTCTATCTCTATGTCATCCTCGACATCTTCAGCCGCCGCGTTGTTGGCTGGCGCGTCGAGCACGCGGAGAGCGGGTTCTGTCGCAAGTTTTGTTGGAGTTTGAGTGCGGACATCGGCTGGACATAATTATGCTGCGAGCTCCGCAAACTGCTGAAACGCGGTGAGGCCGTTGGCATGGAGCTGCCCTTTTCGGATCATGTGCGCGGTCTCGATCCCAGCCAAGGTCGCCTCGGCAGAATGGAAGGCCTTGAAGCCAAGCATCGGGGCCGTGATCCGCTTTACGAAGCGATGGTCCTGTTCAATGATGTTGTCGAGGTATTTGACCTGCAGGATCTTGATGGTGTTGCCTGAGCCCGTGAACTTCAGGATCACATTGATGTTTTGCAGACCCGCCAGATTGGCGCCGCTCTTGTCGATGACGACACGGTCAGGCACGCCATTCGTGCCAATCGCGCGCTTGAAAAACCGACGGGCCGCAGCCTTGTCGCGACGCTCAGACAGCATGAAATCAAGGGTTTCTTCCAGTGTTGTCGACCGCCCGGTAATAGTAGGTCCATTTGCCTTTAACCTTGATGTAGGTTTCGTCCATGCGCCAAGATTTGGCGGTTGGCTTCTTGCGGGACTGCGCTTGTATCGCCATCAGCGGCCCAAACTTAACCACCCAACGGTTCAAGGTTGCATGGTCAACTTCAGCCCCACGCTCCTCCATGAATTTCTGAGTTATTGTCAAATCTGGTGTTTGAGTATTGTTGGTCATGCGGTGATCTGGTCGGGGTTTGTGGTTTCGATTCCGTCTTTGAACGTGACGCCTGTGATGACTTTTGCGAGGTAGTCAAAGCCGCGTAGCTTCCTCCAATTTTGCTCAGCACATTGCCCCAGTTTGAACATCATGTGCAGCATGCCATCGCGTGACAGGCAGCCCTTTGAACGCTTGGTACGATGCCGGATCGTCGCGAAGGCCGATTCAATTGGATTGCTAGTGCGGATGCTTTGCCAATGCTGCGCCGGGAAGTCGAAGAATGCCATGAGTTCCTCACGATCTTTTTGCAGGCATAGTGTGGCCTTGGGATATTTGGGTTCGTAGGTTTTGATGAACAGATCGAACGCCTTTTCTGCATCGACTTTGGTCTCGGCCTGCCAGATGTCGTGCAGCGCGGCCTTGGCTTTTGGCTGAGACAGCTTGGGTAAACAATTGAGCACGTTCATCGTTTTGTGTTGCCAACAGCGTTGATGGCGGGTCTCAGGATAGACTTCGTCCATGGCCGCCCAAAACCCCATGGCACCGTCCCCGATGGCCAGTTTGGGCGCATTCATGCCTCAGCTTTTGAGGTTAAGCAGAACCTCGCGCCAGCTCTGCGTGGACTCGCGCACCCCATCCTCAATTGCCAGAAATCGCTTCTTGCCACGGGCAGTTACCCCAATAATAACAAGGGCACAGAGCTTGTCATCCTCGCCCCGAAGGCCGCTGTGAACGCCGTCGGCCCAGATATGGACGATGGGCTCGTCATCTAACTCAGCGCCTTTCCAAGCCTCGTATTCATTGGCCCAATCGCGTTTTAAACGCGAAACCGTATTAGCCGACAAGCCAACGGCATCTGGGCCCAGAAGAACCTTGAGGGCGGGAGCCATCTCGCCGCTGGAGATCCCTTTGAGGTAAAGCCATGGCAAGGCCGCTTCCAGCGTCTTCGTGCGGCGCACATAGGGCGGCACCAGGGCAGACCGGAATGTCACCGGTGTGCCGTCCTTGGACCGAACCTTTGGAATGCGCACGCTCACAGGGCCAATGCCCGTTTGAAACGGGCGGGCCGGATGATGTCCATTACGCACGACTGCCGCGTGACCGGCATCGGTGCGTAAGCCGGTAAATTGCGCCAAATAACTGACAAGCTCAGCCTCAACTGCTGTCGCGATCAATTGTTGTGCTCCCGTTTTCAGCAACTCCGTCAACGCGTCCGTCATCTCGTCTCGACGCGCAAAATCAACAATGTTAGTAGTTCCCATGGTGGTGTATCTCCTTTGGTTGGGCTGCTGTCTTCCAACAACAATTCAACCAGATACGCCGCCAACCTTCAAACCACTCAAACACCAGATTCAGTCATAGCTCATAGGAACTCCATATCGCACATAGAAATAAACCGCGTACAGGATTACGCTCTTAGGATAATGGGCTCCCTTGAAATCAACCGACATCCGATACACCCTGTTGCTTGCTTGTTTGAGAACCATGTCGCAAAATTAGCCAACAAACGAAAGATCCCAAAAGTTTGCGACAGAACCTGTCAGAGCAACTGGAAAATTGGTGCCTGATCGCAGATCAGTCACACATGCTCTATCTGAAAAAGTTCGCAAAATCCCTAAGAAAACATTGTGTGGGCATATGCAACTACGCGAAACACAAGCTGACAAGCGCCAGGATAGAGGCTGGTAATGTCAGTATAGGAATGATCCGCAAACGAGCCAGGGGCATCAGGGATACCGAATACTTCAAACTCAAAATTAGACAATCATCCATCCCAGATAATCAATCTATGTTCTATTTGAAATCCTAGAATAACTCTACAAAGCGGAGAAGAGCCAGCTTCTTTTAGGTCTCGTTGCGCTCGCGGTTGCATGGGCATCGAAAACCGCCACAAAGCTTATTGGAGGCGGGAAAATGAAGCGGAAAAAACACGGATATTTTGCAAAGTCATTCTTTCGAATTTGCTTCGATCAGCTCCGTAAACTGCTCAGGTCAGACCCAAACGCCGATGTCTCACCGTGGCTACTAATACCACCCATAATCACAAGAGTCGTGTAGTATGGACCACAACAGAAAATTCGTGCGCCCAATGGCCAGGGAGTCTCACATCAAAACTGACAAAAACCCGTTATCGGCTGGGGTGCTTGGGAGTTACAAAAACTATACGAATGGCTGGTTATTTTACGAAAAAAGTGTTTTTTCATAACTCAGTCATATGTAAGGCTAACTTTATTAGATTAACGGAAGAAATAAATGAAAATTTTGATCGCAGACGACCACGATATGTTAAGGGATATTCTGGTTCAGTTTCTAGAAAATGAAGGTGGATTTCAAACAGTTGGAGTTCGCACCTTTGATGAGGCTGCCGTGCGGATCAAAGCGGATGATCCTTACGATCTGATTTTACTTGATTATAATATGCACGGCATGAACGGGCTCGATGGGCTTAAGGCCGCTATTGCATTTGGCGAGGGGCATCGTGTTGCGTTGATGTCAGGTGAAGCAAACAAACAAATTGCCGAAGACGCGCTAGAGGCTGGTGCGGCGGGGTTCATTCCGAAGTCCCTTCCTGCGAAGTCACTGATTAACGCCATTAAATTTATGGCGATGGGCGAGCAATACGCGCCAATTGATTTCATGACAGCCATTAAGGAGACGCTACACAACCCCCTCGTGGACAAGCTGACTGAACGTGAATTGCAAATGCTGAAGGGGCTAACCGAAGGCAAGTCCAACAAGCAAATTGCACGTGATCTGGAAATTCGGGAACCAACGGTCAAACTGCACATGAAAACTTTATACCGCAAAATGGGCGTGGAGAACCGCACACAAGCGGCCATGATCGCTAGTGAAGCCGGCTTGTTTTAGAGCCACCTGTCACATCCCGTGAGGTAGTAAGGGTTTTCTTAAACAGTTCTGGTATAAGTTTGTGCCAGAGCCGTGTTGCATGGATATGGCGAAGTCCGAGATTTTCCTTACCCATAACTCAGGTCATGCAACAGCCTCGTACTTGGCACGGGCCGAGCCCGTTCATTTTGTTGAGAATGTTTGTCCCAATCCTGGCTTCAGTTTTTTGGTTTGGAAAGTTCCGAGCGTTCAGTTTGGGGCCGATGACCATCTTCCAGCGGCCTATTTGTGCTTCGCCTCGGCTCCGGTGATTGTAGCCGCTGCTAACTTGCCATGCTAGGCGCCCCTTGTCTCGAATCTCCGCGATGTGTTTATCTCGGGGCGTTGGATCACGGGCAGAATCGAGGCTGAGAACGGCCGTGATCGGAGGCGGGATTACAATCTCTATCGCAATCTCACGGGCGGATTCACATCCTCTTCTCAGTGGTTATATGGGCAATCAAATTGGCAAGCCTCGGACGCTTTTGAGCGAAGCGCGCCGTCAATCACTGTGCCGCAGGAACAAACCTTCGAGCTACGAAGTGGTTCGGAACCTTTGGATCAATTATTGGATCTGATTGCGTCAGTGGAGGCGGGTCCATCTGGTTATGATGCGATCCATATGTCGGCGACGCGTCTGCCCTCTGCTCCGCCAACGCAGCTCACCTTGCGACAGATTTATGAGTGGATTGATCAGACGCCCGGACAGCATCACGCCATCGGTCGCTATCAGTTCATCCCGAGCACGCTGGCGCGTTTGGTGGAGGCCGAAGGTATATCATTGGATCAGGAATTCACGCCACAGGTTCAGCGCCAGCTAGCGGCCCATCTTGTGTTTGAAGCTGACTACCAAGAGTTCCTAAATGGTCGCACCGATGCTGACACATTCATGGATAACCTTGCTCGGATCTGGGCTGGTCTTCCGCTGCGCAATGGCAACTCTGCTTACCACAATTATGCTGGCAATCGCGCAACCATCACCCGAGCAACCTTCAGTGGGGTCGTAGAGGCGACATACGGGCCGTAGAGCGCGATGTTGAAATTTTTGAAGGGTACGTCGTCGAGCAGTACAAAACGCTCTCAGAGTGAGTGGATTGATGTTCAAGCCAAGAAGCGGGCCTCGACCCCTGTCGTTGTGCCCTAATTAGTCAGATTCTACGGCTTGAGGGGCGCGGGGCATTTTGGGCGTTTATGGCACCCTTAATTGTAAACAACTCGCTGGTCTTATTCACAGGCACTCAAGCCGAACTTGGCCTTTTTTACTTTCCACAAACGGGATTAAAGCCACCGGCTTCCAGCCGGTCCGCTTTAGCGTAATGTACTATAATCTTCCCTCTCATTTTTAAGACCCCGCGAAGCGGTAAGGGTCTTAAAAATGAGAGGGAAGATTATGATCTATTCCACAGGAAGCCATACCAAGTTTTATCACCGATTTCACTCCGTCTGGACAACAAAATACCGATACAAAGTTATGCGCGGTGAGATGCGTGAGCGTATCCGTGAAATCATTATCCAAACATGCCAAGAACTTGGCGTGCATATTGAGAAGGGCGTATTGTCGACCGATCACGTCCACATGTTCATATCGGTCCCGCCTCAGATAGCATTGTCAAAGGTGATGATGCGGATCAAGGGACGCTCGTCTTATAAGATACAGCGCGAGTTTCCCGAACTGCGCAAACGGTACTGGGGCCAGCGGTTTTGGGCTCGCGGATTTTTCTCAACAACCAGCGGCAATGTCACTGACGCTGTCATACTTCAGTATCTTGAATTACATTCAAAAAGGGAACCTACCGGCGTCAGCCGGTAGTCGTTCAGTTTTACGACAGCTAGTTAGCTAAGCAAATCCAATGGGCCCTAGGCTCCCAGTCCCAAGCTATCCAAAAAATCAGTCCGTATGGCCATTAAGGGCACAGTACGGTAAATAAGGGTACAATTTAGCTTTGAAAACGAACGATAATTTTCTCTTGAATCTGGTTAATTAGGGCACCACGACATCCGGGCTAGCAATCTGACGGGCCAACAGGTCAATTGAAAGGGTCACAACTCGGCGGTGATATGAACTAACTGCCACCGGATGCTTTGCGAGCACCGCCGGATAGTGACACAGACTCGGTAGCTAAGCGGTGGGAAATCATCCGCAAACCAGACCGTCTCAAAACACCTGAGCTCCAATGTGTGGTCATAGGTTCATGATTGGTTCAGCTGGTCCTCTAAGGCGTCAATCGAAGCAAGAATATTGTCGAAAGACGGAGCTTCACCGAAGATCATAGCTTCTGTATTTTTGTAGTCGCCGATCAATCGTGCTGCCATGTTCTCGGACGGTGCGAGTGTGAAAGTTCCAGGCTTTGCAGTGTCGAGATTAAAATCAGGACGGTTAAAGAATGTCTTCGCGTGGGCCACACAATCATTGCCAAGTTCAAGGTCAACCATAGCAGCCTTGCCCGTCTCGGTCTCCAACATGCAATGCAGATCGTAATAGTGGCGCAGAAACCCCTCCGTGCCAATAAGCGTGAGACAATTGACTGGCTAAAGTTTACACTTGAGGGCGTAGGAGAACGAACCCATGGTTATGCCTTCACAATCACCACTTTCGCCAGATGCTGGATCTGGAGCCGTTTTGGCCCCGACGTCGCCTCCCCGCGTTGTTAATGCGCCGTTGGCTCCCACAGCGGAACTGACGAGCATCCCGAAGCGACGCAACTTCACAGCCAAATACAAACTGCGCATTCTGGATGAGACGGACCAAGTGGCAGACACTGGCGGGGTTTCCGCCATTCTACGGCGGGAGGGGCTTTATTCCTCTGCACTGACCGATTGGCGCCGTGCGCGGGCGGCCGGCACATTGGGTGCATTGCAGCCAATGCGCCGTGGCCCACAAAAGGCACCTGCCAATCCATTGCAAGCTGAGCTGGCCAAGGCCAACCGTGAGGTGACAGCCTTGCGGCGCCGTCTGGATCAGGCGGAAGCCATCATTGCCATCCAAAAAAAAGTGGTGGGACTTCTGGACGAGATGGAGCAGACGCAAGAGCGCAGCGGCAAATCATGATGGCCGTCGCGATTGCATTGCCCACCGGCAGCGGCTTGACCTCGGCTGTCTGCGCCGCGCTATCATTATCGCGCGCGAGCGTTCTTCGACAGCGTGCGGCGCTGACGGCACCACCACGCACACGCCCACCGCGCGCAGCGTCTTCGCGGGCTCTGCCGGAAAGGGAAAGAGACCAGGTATTGCACCACCTGCGCGAACCCCGCTTTGCGGATCAGACGCCCACAGAGGTCTTTGCCACCTTGCTGGATGAAGGCACCTATCTGTGTTCAATCCGCACGATGTATCGGATATTGGCCGCGCAGGGCGAAGTTGGCGAACGCCGCCGACAGAGCACACATCCCGTCTATCAAAAGCCTGAACTTCTAGCTGAAGCCCCCAATCAGGTCTGGTCTTGGGACATCACCAAGCTGAGGGGCCCGGTGAAATGGTCCTACTTCTATCTCTATGTCATCCTCGACATCTTCAGCCGCCGCGTTGTTGGCTGGCGCGTCGAGCACGCGGAGAGCGCCAGCCAGTTCAAAGAGCTGTTCATCGACGCGATGGAAAAACACGAGGTTC
This window contains:
- a CDS encoding DDE-type integrase/transposase/recombinase, whose translation is MMAVAIALPTGSGLTSAVCAALSLSRASVLRQRAALTAPPRTRPPRAASSRALPERERDQVLHHLREPRFADQTPTEVFATLLDEGTYLCSIRTMYRILAAQGEVGERRRQRTHPVYQKPELLAEAPNQVWSWDITKLRGPVKWSYFYLYVILDIFSRRVVGWRVEHAESGFCRKFCWSLSADIGWT
- a CDS encoding IS3 family transposase (programmed frameshift), whose product is MVMPSQSPLSPDAGSGAVLAPTSPPRVVNAPLAPTAELTSIPKRRNFTAKYKLRILDETDQVADTGGVSAILRREGLYSSALTDWRRARAAGTLGALQPMRRGPQKAPANPLQAELAKANREVTALRRRLDQAEAIIAIQKKVVGLLDEMGADARAQRQIMMAVAIALPTGSGLTSAVCAALSLSRASVLRQRAALTAPPRTRPPRAASSRALPERERDQVLHHLREPRFADQTPTEVFATLLDEGTYLCSIRTMYRILAAQGEVGERRRQSTHPVYQKPELLAEAPNQVWSWDITKLRGPVKWSYFYLYVILDIFSRRVVGWRVEHAESASQFKELFIDAMEKHEVPRDQLTLHADRGGPMKAKTTALMLVDLGVLKFHSRPHTSNDNPFSEAHFKTLKYQPEFPKNFETIEQARAFCRRFFAWYNQDHHHAGIGLMTPDQIHFGQAQEIYTARQATLDAAFLATPERFVHKPPKPPQIPTAVWINPPKPTEETQA
- a CDS encoding tetratricopeptide repeat protein, which gives rise to MTHNLPAVSHVSSRSVSLIGSSEAFKRGLAAYNAKNYANALTEWKTIAEQGNASAQYNLGLMYDTGEVVPLDYAEAMNWYRLAAQQGHAKAQSNFGLMYHKGKGVLQDFSEAMKWYRRAAEHGGSKALYNLGLMYDNGEAVSQDYVKAVKWYRLAAEKGHALAQYNLGYMYKNGEGVPQDYAETVKWFRLAAEQGDSDAQNNLGAMYDTGEGVPQDYAEAAKWYQLAAEQGDADAQLNLGTIYALGHGIPQNFIRAHMWFNVAAIKGEPDGVKGRDAAAKQMTSVDISKAQTKAREWTLLHGPSLV
- a CDS encoding LuxR C-terminal-related transcriptional regulator codes for the protein MKILIADDHDMLRDILVQFLENEGGFQTVGVRTFDEAAVRIKADDPYDLILLDYNMHGMNGLDGLKAAIAFGEGHRVALMSGEANKQIAEDALEAGAAGFIPKSLPAKSLINAIKFMAMGEQYAPIDFMTAIKETLHNPLVDKLTERELQMLKGLTEGKSNKQIARDLEIREPTVKLHMKTLYRKMGVENRTQAAMIASEAGLF
- a CDS encoding transposase; the protein is MVMPSQSPLSPDAGSGAVLAPTSPPRVVNAPLAPTAELTSIPKRRNFTAKYKLRILDETDQVADTGGVSAILRREGLYSSALTDWRRARAAGTLGALQPMRRGPQKAPANPLQAELAKANREVTALRRRLDQAEAIIAIQKKVAGLLDEMEQTQERSGKS
- the tnpA gene encoding IS200/IS605 family transposase translates to MIYSTGSHTKFYHRFHSVWTTKYRYKVMRGEMRERIREIIIQTCQELGVHIEKGVLSTDHVHMFISVPPQIALSKVMMRIKGRSSYKIQREFPELRKRYWGQRFWARGFFSTTSGNVTDAVILQYLELHSKREPTGVSR